The Salvelinus fontinalis isolate EN_2023a chromosome 32, ASM2944872v1, whole genome shotgun sequence nucleotide sequence GAGTGGAGGACATCGCCCTGAGGCTCGTCTCCCTGCGCCAGGCCTTCACTGTGAGTGGACCtcctttttccttttctctctgtgtcttcttgttctgtctgtctcaccctaactcttccctcttctctaGACCCTGCTTGGTTCCACCCTTAGCAGGAACTATCTGTTTGTGGCGGGAAAGGTCCTAATGGGCGCACTGGTTCAGGCACACCACATGGTAGCTCACTAACTCATTATTCATCCTAGGGAAAGAGAGCGTCCTCAGTGGGAAATGTGTTCTGTTCACTAACATCAATGCTCTTTGCTTTGTGATAGGACGAGGCCGAATTCGTCCGTGCCTATAACGACTTTGTGGACTACCTGAGTGACCCCTCCAAGCAGATTGACATTGAGAGGGAGCTGGCTGAGGCAAAGGTGAGTTCATTAACTCTTTCAAGTCTCACCTTGAGTTCTTCCTCATGCATGTCTTTTATACATCACAGTAGCTGATCTATTTGAAATCATTCCTATTTTCTCCAAACGTGTTTTCTTGTCCTAGATCCATCATGTTAACCTGATAGATGTCCTCTTTGAACTGGTGATGTTTGGGATGATGACAGCTCAGAAGTCCCTGATGGTGGTAAGTAGCATCTCACTGGTACATGTTTTGATGTCTCTCTATTTGTAATTTCACTTcaatttctcttctctcctcctcctgtttccTTTAGCACCCTGGTGGGTTCATGGAGCGTCTGTACGCTCTACTGAACTCCTTCCTGCCCGTAGCTGCCAGCATTGAGCCAAAGGCCGAGAGATACCTGCTGCTGCTCAATGTAAGATTCAAGAGTTTACTTCCCTATTCCTAGTTTTCTTCCTCTTTACTTTTTCATGAATAACAGGGTTTCAATGCCGTTTTACGTGGAGTAACTCTCATTGTCTCTCTGCTCTTGATAAGCTAGTAACTCAGAGccattttctatgtgttgtgtggtgttctcTTCAGGGCGGGCTGATGGCTCTGCTAGATGACATGTTTGGGCAGCAGCTGGCCTGGTACTTTAACCCAGTGTCTCTGGTCACTGAgctctccagcctcctggagtacCACCTGGAGAACCTCATGGCCAGCATGTAGTCCTACTGCAGAGATCTGAAACACCacacttctttctctctctcaggaatTGAGGACTTGAAGTGCTTCGTTGAACCCTGATTAGTTAACACCCATTGAATTAATGtattctcttgttttctctcccaCAGGATTCTGGTGACACTTTGCCACCACACAGGGGTCTAGACACAAATGCACTACATTACTTTGCACtgaattttacatttttaaataaaataactagTAGTTCAAAAGCATTTGTCTCTGTCTTTTCATTTACTTGATTATTTCATCACTATTTCCTCTTCCTGGAGTTATGAGGCtaatattacattattacatgaaCAATTATGCTTTATTCTTTGCATATGGAAATGAAAAACAAAGTTTAGGTGATTTACAGGTACTACTGGCCCACACTTTATGGCTTTGAATTGTGATGTGTGATTCTGTACTATTTAAAAATATGTAGGCCtacatacactgagtttacaaaacattaagaacaccttcctaatattgagttgcaccccctgttgctcagaacagactcaatttgtcgggacatgaactctacaaggtgtccacagggatgctggcccatgttcactccaatgattcccacagtggtgggccattctttatacacctactaccataccccattcaaaggcacttaaatctgttgtcctgcccattcaccttctgaatggcatacatacacaattcatgtctcaattgtctcaatgcttaaaaatctttcgttgacctgtctccttcccttcatctacactgatttgaagtggattgaacaagtgacatcagtaagggatcatagctttcacctgaatttacctggtcagtttgtcatggaaagagcgggTATAGTATAAAGTCGACCACTAGAGGGCACAAATGCTTCTGTCTTGAATGTAACTTCTCACTATCTGTACTCTACATTAAGAGTCTGCCATTGTAAACTCAGGTATCTTGGGTATTTTTGTTTCAACTTGCCATATTTCCAATTAATGTCTGAGCCATTTAGCGTCTTTCCAACTGAAAACAATGTTAGCGTTCATGTGAGAGAAGGTGTAGTAGTGCATACTGACCACTAGTTGGATCATAGCGGGGTTAGTGGTGTTCATGCAGGAACCCAGAGGATATAGGCATTCTCCATCACAGTAGAAGGCTTTTTatcctttaactaggcaagtcagttaagaacaaattcttacttacaatgacggccttcccgGGTAGCAGTGGGTTACCTCtcatgttcaggggcagaatgacagatttttaccttgtcagctcggggattggaTCCAGCatctttcgattactggcccaacactaaccactaggctacctgccgccccagattCCCGCCCCTGTCTTCATTTAAAAAGGTATCTGTGAACAACAGAGGCACATCTGtattcacagtcatgtgaaatccatagattagggcctaaagaatgtatttgaattgactgattgccttatatgaactttaactcagtcaaatcgttgaaattgttgcatgttgcattcatTTTTATGTTCAGTGTAGATACATACTATTTATCTGCTTATTGCCAGATTATTGCTTTCAACTGCTGGTTGCAAGGTATATCTTTTGGAACAATGGTAGTGAAGTTTACTAAAATGATGTAGAATAGATGGGCCACCACAGGTGTCACAGTCATACACAGGTCTTGACCACCATGTTTTCATGCTTCTTTAGGATcacattgttgttgttgtcgtagaAGAGTACAGAGATGGGACTGAGCTTGGTGGGTGCGCAGCACACTTTGGGAATCTCACCCGGCTTCAAAAGGTGAACCTGCCATTAAAAATTCAATCAGATTTATTCATACATACACTTTGACATAATCAATGATAATAATATCCTGTTTATAAAAGAGGTATAAATTATTATTATGCAGATCCTACAGTGCTCTCCAACCTCAGTGGGCTGTGGCTTAACCCCCCTTGTCTGAATGTGGTCAATATGTTTTAATCCCGGGTTGTCTGTGCTCCACAAGTCTTTATAGCCCACTGAGCCAAAGCCTAGACTTTCAGAAGTTCAACAACAACTTCCATGAACAAGCTAAAACATTTCAATGGGCCAATGACCTAGCTAGTgactttaaaaaaacatttgctatttttgttttatattaTTCCAACAACATAGAATAGAATTACAATGATGACCAGGAATTTTATAGGATTCTAATGTTAACCATAGGGTTCCAAACTCATTTCTATGACAACACAGTGTTTAAAATTGTAAACAGCAATTTTCTAAAATATGTGTTGCCAAGAGACATCTGACCAATAAAACATATCGGCGTTCTATTTATTGAACGTTTTCTGTTCGAAAACAAGAACTTCAATTTGCTGTTTAACAACAACAAATTGACTGATTTGTGAGACCTGAGATTGAAAAATCGACTGGAAAATGCCTGGGTGCTTTTCAAGATTGATGGAGAGAGTGCGAGGACGTCGGCAGCCTACTGCGTCGACAGGTTGTTTAAATTCATTTGTGGGTTGTTTTTGTTGTCTTTTTCCGTTTCGCAGGGTTCGCGATCGTCGGGAGGTGGACAGCGACAGCGACTTCGAAGAGGGTACGTGGAGTTTTAAACTTCTTATTTTACCACTTTCAACATTGAAAATGTAATTTGtgaaatgttgtgtatttctgtaATACAGACTTGCAAGCTAACGTTAACTTTAATAATTGTTGCTAAGCGAAGCACTGTTGGACTTTTACTAGTAGTGAcgttactagctagcttgataggtTTTACGTCCTGACAATTGATTGTTTGTATTCCTGTTCCTAATTTTAGAATCAAATGTACTGGATGAGGTCCAGTTGGATGTGCCACTGCTGCCAGTCATCCTTGATGTCCAGGATGCTGCTATCATCCTTGAGGATGTGCCAGATGTGCCGACTATCCTTGAGGTACAATTTTCAGAACGTTTTTGGTTTTATGTTTGAAAAGAATCCCAGATATTAATTCTAAAAAATCTTTGTTGACTGCTTTAGGAGGCCACTGGTAATTGGCAGTTGATACCGATTAGGTTCAGCTCCCTGTACTGTGGGCCTGTTGTGATCAGAGtaagagacccacacacacacacatcgctgTTACAATGTTAGCTGTTTCTAacctgaatgtattgtaatgtcaccccactcctgtgcagaaCAATGCCGGTCCGGTGGCTAAAGCTTGGAGAACTTTCCAGTTCATCAGCCCCATTATCACCTACATGCGTGGGGGATCCCAGGTATGTGTCTTTGTAACTACCTAGTCCTAATCTACATTGTCAGAGTCATGTGATCTTGATGGAAATGTGTTACAGCGATGGCTGATGTTGTTTCTCTCCACAGCAGgtggtggtgaggatgcaccatGTGAGTAGGGTTCGAGGCCTGGAGACTCAACTGGTGTGGGCCATCTCCAGGGAGACAGCCATACTTAGTCCAGAGGGCATCGCCTACTGTGCCACCAAGGTGCAGTCCGTCACTTGGATCCAGGTAAGATGTAAATACTACTGAAATAGTATTAAGATTAGGCTTTTCTTCACTTATTCCATTTGGCCTTAACATatcgtctctctctgtcagtatgTGGCTGGCAGGGTGACCCAGTATGCTTCTCACCTCCGCCATGAGACGTCTGTGGACGTGACGCTTGGCTGCTACCAGGTAAATAAACCTTTTCCAAAATGATTGGCCATTTTTCCATTAGATATGCTCTGTTTAccaataacgtgtgtgtgtggtaaacaagtgtgttgtgtgtgtttttggagcAGCAGACTGACGTCTCGGTGGTGTACGCCACTCTCCACATGGGGCTGGATGGGCTGCTCACCTCCTCGGCGTGGTCGGAGGCTGCCTCCGTCTCTACGCCCACCAATCAGCAGTTCACTGAGCCAGAGCCTGAGGGCCACAACTGCTATGAGGTCAGatgttacacacacacctacagtgcaCATTCTATTGACTAGTAGCATTAAGATCCTTCCATTGACCCATTGTTTGTCATGTCATTGCATTGGTCACTGATGTTGAATGTTTGTTCTGTTGTTGTAGGGCTGGGAGGAGGACCTGctgcctgaggagagggaggttccTCTGCTAAAGTGAGTTCCTCTAAATGTCTGTGTAGTCTGGGCTTGTCAGATGCTGAAGGATAGTGGTCACCATGCTGTTATCCCCATTGACTCTAATGGTTGACAtgctccattccctccctcccacagccTCTACCTTACCACCAAGAGAGTGGAGGACATCGCCCTGAGGCTCGTCTCCCTGCGCCAGGCCTTCACTGTGAGTGGACCtcctttttccttttctctctgtgtcttcttgttctgtctgtctcaccctaactcttccctcttctctaGACCCTGCTTGGTTCCACCCTTAGCAGGAACTATCTGTTTGTGGCGGGAAAGGTCCTAATGGGCGCACTGGTTCAGGCACACCACATGGTAGCTCACTAACTCATTATTCATTCTAGGGAAAGAGAGCGTCCTCAGTGGGAAATGTGTTCTGTTCACTAACATCAATGCTCTTTGCTTTGTGATAGGACGAGGCCGAATTCGTCCGTGCCTATAACGACTTTGTGGACTACCTGAGTGACCCCTCCAAGCAGATTGACATTGAGAGGGAGCTGGCTGAGGCAAAGGTGAGTTCATTAACTCTTTCAAGTCTCACCTTGAGTTCTTCCTCATGCATGTCTTTTATACATCACAGTAGCTGATCTATTTGAAATCATTCCTATTTTCTCCAAACGTGTTTTCTTGTCCTAGATCCATCATGTTAACCTGATAGATGTCCTCTTTGAACTGGTGATGTTTGGGATGATGACAGCTCAGAAGTCCCTGATGGTGGTAAGTAGCATCTCACTGGTACATGTTTTGATGTCTCTCTATTTGTAATTTCACTTcaatttctcttctctcctcctcctgtttccTTTAGCACCCTGGTGGGTTCATGGAGCGTCTGTACGCTCTACTGAACTCCTTCCTGCCCGTAGCTGCCAGCATTGAGCCAAAGGCCGAGAGATACCTGCTGCTGCTCAATGTAAGATTCAAGAGTTTACTTCCCTATTCCTAGTTTTCTTCCTCTTTACTTTTTCATGAATAACAGGGTTTCAATGCTGTTTTACGTGGAGTAACTCTCATTGTCTCTCTGCTCTTGATAAGCTAGTAACTCAGAGccattttctatgtgttgtgtggtgttctcTTCAGGGCGGGCTGATGGCTCTGCTAGATGACATGTTTGGGCAGCAGCTGGCCTGGTACTTTAACCCAGTGTCTCTGGTCACTGAgctctccagcctcctggagtacCACCTGGAGAACCTCATGGCCAGCATGTAGTCCTACTGCAGAGATCTGAAACACCacacttctttctctctctcaggaatTGAGGACTTGAAGTGCTTCGTTGAACCCTGATTAGTTAACACCCATTGAATTAATGtattctcttgttttctctcccaCAGGATTCTGGTGACACTTTGCCACCACACAGGGGTCTAGACACAAATGCACTACATTACTTTGCACtgaattttacatttttaaataaaataactagTAGTTCAAAAGCATTTGTCTCTGTCTTTTCATTTACTTGATTATTTCATCACTATTTCCTCTTCCTGGAGTTATGAGGCtaatattacattattacatgaaCAATTATGCTTTATTCTTTGCATATGGAAATGAAAAACAAAGTTTAGGTGATTTACAGGTACTACTGGCCCACACTTTATGGCTTTGAATTGTGATGTGTGATTCTGTACTATTTAAAAATATGTAGGCCtacatacactgagtttacaaaacattaagaacaccttcctaatattgagttgcaccccctgttgctcagaacagactcaatttgtcgggacatgaactctacaaggtgtccacagggatgctggcccatgttcactccaatgattcccacagtggtgggccattctttatacacctactaccataccccattcaaaggcacttaaatctgttgtcctgcccattcaccttctgaatggcatacatacacaattcatgtctcaattgtctcaatgcttaaaaatctttcgttgacctgtctccttcccttcatctacactgattgaagtggattgaacaagtgacatcagtaagggatcatagctttcacctgaatttacctggtcagtttgtcatggaaagagcgggTATAGTATAAAGTCGACCACTAGAGGGCACAAATGCTTCTGTCTTGAATGTAACTTCTCACTATCTGTACTCTACATTAAGAGTCTGCCATTGTAAACTCAGGTATCTTGGGTATTTTTGTTTCAACTTGCCATATTTCCAATTAATGTCTGAGCCATTTAGCGTCTTTCCAACTGAAAACAATGTTAGCGTTCATGTGAGAGAAGGTGTAGTAGTGCATACTGACCACTAGTTGGATCATAGCGGGGTTAGTGGTGTTCATGCAGGAACCCAGAGGATATAGGCATTCTCCATCACAGTAGAAGGCTTTTTatcctttaactaggcaagtcagttaagaacaaattcttacttacaatgacggccttcccgGGTAGCAGTGGGTTACCTCtcatgttcaggggcagaatgacagatttttaccttgtcagctcggggattggaTCCAGCatctttcgattactggcccaacactaaccactaggctacctgccgccccagattCCCGCCCCTGTCTTCATTTAAAAAGGTATCTGTGAACAACAGAGGCACATCTGtattcacagtcatgtgaaatccatagattagggcctaaagaatgtatttgaattgactgattgccttatatgaactttaactcagtcaaatcgttgaaattgttgcatgttgcattaatTTTTATGTTCAGTGTAGATACATACTATTTATCTGCTTATTGCCAGATTATTGCTTTCAACTGCTGGTTGCAAGGTATATCTTTTGGAACAATGGTAGTGAAGTTTACTAAAATGATGTAGAATAGATGGGCCACCACAGGTGTCACAGTCATACACAGGTCTTGACCACCATGTTTTCATGCTTCTTTAGGATcacattgttgttgttgtcgtagaAGAGTACAGAGATGGGACTGAGCTTGGTGGGTGCGCAGCACACTTTGGGAATCTCACCCGGCTTCAAAAGGTGAACCTGCCATTAAAAATTCAATCAGATTTATTCATACATACACTTTGACATAATCAATGATAATAATATCCTGTTTATAAAAGAGGTATAAATTATTATTATGCAGATCCTACAGTGCTCTCCAACCTCAGTGGGCTGTGGCTTAACCCCCCTTGTCTGAATGTGGTCAATATGTTTTAATCCCGGGTTGTCTGTGCTCCACAAGTCTTTATAGCCCACTGAGCCAAAGCCTAGACTTTCAGAAGTTCAACAACAACTTCCATGAACAAGCTAAAACATTTCAATGGGCCAATGACCTAGCTAGTgactttaaaaaaacatttgctatttttgttttatattaTTCCAACAACATAGAATAGAATTACAATGATGACCAGGAATTTTATAGGATTCTAATGTTAACCATAGGGTTCCAAACTCATTTCTATGACAACACAGTGTTTAAAATTGTAAACAGCAATTTTCTAAAATATGTGTTGCCAAGAGACATCTGACCAATAAAACATATCGGCGTTCTATTTATTGAACGTTTTCTGTTCGAAAACAAGAACTTCAATTTGCTGTTTAACAACAACAAATTGACTGATTTGTGAGACCTG carries:
- the LOC129831196 gene encoding uncharacterized protein LOC129831196 isoform X2 translates to MPGCFSRLMERVRGRRQPTASTGCLNSFVGCFCCLFPFRRVRDRREVDSDSDFEEESNVLDEVQLDVPLLPVILDVQDAAIILEDVPDVPTILEEATGNWQLIPIRFSSLYCGPVVIRNNAGPVAKAWRTFQFISPIITYMRGGSQQVVVRMHHVSRVRGLETQLVWAISRETAILSPEGIAYCATKVQSVTWIQYVAGRVTQYASHLRHETSVDVTLGCYQQTDVSVVYATLHMGLDGLLTSSAWSEAASVSTPTNQQFTEPEPEGHNCYEGWEEDLLPEEREVPLLNLYLTTKRVEDIALRLVSLRQAFTDEAEFVRAYNDFVDYLSDPSKQIDIERELAEAKIHHVNLIDVLFELVMFGMMTAQKSLMVHPGGFMERLYALLNSFLPVAASIEPKAERYLLLLNDSGDTLPPHRGLDTNALHYFALNFTFLNKITSSSKAFVSVFSFT
- the LOC129831196 gene encoding uncharacterized protein LOC129831196 isoform X1 produces the protein MPGCFSRLMERVRGRRQPTASTGCLNSFVGCFCCLFPFRRVRDRREVDSDSDFEEESNVLDEVQLDVPLLPVILDVQDAAIILEDVPDVPTILEEATGNWQLIPIRFSSLYCGPVVIRNNAGPVAKAWRTFQFISPIITYMRGGSQQVVVRMHHVSRVRGLETQLVWAISRETAILSPEGIAYCATKVQSVTWIQYVAGRVTQYASHLRHETSVDVTLGCYQQTDVSVVYATLHMGLDGLLTSSAWSEAASVSTPTNQQFTEPEPEGHNCYEGWEEDLLPEEREVPLLNLYLTTKRVEDIALRLVSLRQAFTTLLGSTLSRNYLFVAGKVLMGALVQAHHMDEAEFVRAYNDFVDYLSDPSKQIDIERELAEAKIHHVNLIDVLFELVMFGMMTAQKSLMVHPGGFMERLYALLNSFLPVAASIEPKAERYLLLLNDSGDTLPPHRGLDTNALHYFALNFTFLNKITSSSKAFVSVFSFT